In Columba livia isolate bColLiv1 breed racing homer chromosome 6, bColLiv1.pat.W.v2, whole genome shotgun sequence, a single genomic region encodes these proteins:
- the CDK1 gene encoding cyclin-dependent kinase 1: protein MDDYTKIEKIGEGTYGVVYKGRHKITGQVVAMKKIRLESEEEGVPSTAIREISLLKELHHPNIVCLQDVLMQDARLYLVFEFLSMDLKKYLDTIPSGQYLDRSRVKSYLYQILQGIVFCHSRRVLHRDLKPQNLLIDDKGVIKLADFGLARAFGIPVRVYTHEVVTLWYRSPEVLLGSARYSTPVDIWSIGTIFAELATKKPLFHGDSEIDQLFRIFRALGTPNNEVWPEVESLQDYKNTFPKWKPGSLKTHVKNLDEDGLDLLSKMLIYDPAKRISGKMALNHPYFDDLDKSTLPANLIKK from the exons ATGGATGATTACACAAAAATAGAGAAGATTGGGGAAG GTACCTATGGTGTTGTGTATAAAGGTCGGCACAAAATCACAGGCCAAGTGGTTGCAATGAAGAAAATACGTCTAGAAAGTGAGGAGGAAGGTGTTCCAAGTACTGCTATCCGAgaaatttctttattaaaagagCTGCATCATCCCAATATAGTCTG TCTTCAGGATGTTCTCATGCAGGACGCAAGACTGTACCTCGTCTTTGAATTCCTTTCCATGGATCTCAAGAAATACTTGGATACTATTCCATCTGGCCAATATTTGGATCGTTCACGTGTTAAG agtTACTTGTATCAAATCTTGCAAGGTATTGTCTTCTGCCATTCAAGAAGAGTTCTGCACAGAGACTTAAAACCTCAGAATCTCTTAATAGATGACAAAGGAGTGATTAAACTGGCGGACTTTGGCTTGGCTCGAGCCTTTGGAATTCCAGTGCGGGTGTACACTCATGAA GTGGTGACGCTGTGGTACAGGTCTCCAGAGGTATTGCTAGGATCTGCTCGTTACTCTACTCCTGTAGATATATGGAGCATAGGAACCATATTTGCTGAGCTGGCAACTAAAAAGCCGCTTTTCCATGGGGACTCTGAGATTGACCAGCTCTTCAGAATCTTCAG AGCTTTAGGAACCCCCAACAACGAGGTGTGGCCTGAAGTGGAATCCCTGCAAGATTACAAGAATACATTCCCAAAATGGAAACCTGGCAGCCTGAAAACACATGTCAAAAACTTGGATGAAGATGGACTTGATCTGCTGTCT aaaatgttaatttatgATCCTGCAAAAAGAATTTCTGGCAAAATGGCCTTGAACCATCCATATTTTGATGACTTGGACAAATCCACTCTTCCTGCTAACCTGATTAAGAAATAA